The following proteins come from a genomic window of Meleagris gallopavo isolate NT-WF06-2002-E0010 breed Aviagen turkey brand Nicholas breeding stock chromosome Z, Turkey_5.1, whole genome shotgun sequence:
- the CAPSL gene encoding calcyphosin-like protein, whose product MPGTARHDREMAIQAKRSLSKTTDPVERLRLKCLARGSAGIKGLGKVFQIMDDDNSRTLDFKEFVKGLNDYAMMIDKEEAQEIFQIFDKDGSGTIDFDEFLVTLRPPMSNARKEIIMQAFRKLDKTGDGVITIEDLRGVYNAKHHPKYQNGDWTEDQVFRAFLDNFDSPYDKDGKVTTEEFMNYYAGVSASIDTDVYFIVMMKNAWKL is encoded by the exons ATGCCAGGCACAGCAAGGCATGACCGAGAGATGGCAATCCAGGCCAAAAGGAGTCTGTCCAAAACCACTGACCCTGTAGAAAGACTTCGACTGAAGTGCTTAGCAAGAGGGTCTGCAGGCATCAAAGGACTTGGCAA AGTATTTCAGATTATGGATgatgataacagcaggaccCTTGATTTCAAAGAATTTGTGAAAGGATTAAATGATTATGCTATGATGATAGACAAGGAAGAAGCACAAGAGATTTTCCAGATATTTGATAAAGATGGCAGTGGAACAATTGATTTTGATGAATTTCTTGTTACACTGAGA CCTCCAATGTCAAATGCCAGAAAAGAGATCATCATGCAGGCATTTAGGAAGTTAGATAAAACTGGAGATGGTGTCATCACAATTGAAGACTTACGGGGGGTGTATAATGCAAAGCACCATCCCAAATACCAAAACGGAGACTGGACAGAAGATCAAGTTTTTAGGGCCTTTTTGGATAATTTTGATTCACCTTATGACAAAGATGGAAAG GTCACAACAGAAGAATTCATGAACTACTATGCAGGAGTCAGCGCCTCAATAGACACCGATGTCTATTTTATCGTCATGATGAAGAATGCTTGGAAACTCTGA
- the IL7R gene encoding interleukin-7 receptor subunit alpha, protein MLRMTRTSTVLSILILFLHTTFGESGYTSADGDGTFGDDEPDNFDIDCFSQLEFKDSYSSLTCNFTELPPHNTNYTLAMCTKEDSSYPCFNMEKQDDVYFLQFTDILSNKDICVEYEIKRRVCRSLIVTDIVKPEVPFDINITYQKEANEYLVHYSTPHSRKKYLKDKLIHQIAYRQEESTWKTIESPYLQIKLLGKNLETDALYEVKVRSQPNGDYFKGMWSEWSTSKSFRTTGKHSTDNYSSMFMIILSIPGFILSVVMIVLILMFWESRIKPVVWPNLPDHKITLERLCKKPKNNFDISFNPESFGYVFIHEVDGIQAKVEQENFLQPPSTPETDIPSKFRSGSDLKRNPARTDKSSPNLSMNYGGIWSAEALHGLLGSSQSTDTADICSSGMYELCHSSRVPLCDNSFHLPSAPPMDPPQQPGPEPQNGNMVPLKTELKSPSDEEAYVTMSSFYKNQ, encoded by the exons ATGCTCAGAATGACACGGACAAGTACAGTATTGAGCATTCTCATCTTGTTTCTTCATACCACTTTTGGGGAAAGTGGTTACACCTCAGCAGATGGTGATG GGACCTTCGGAGATGATGAACCTGACAATTTTGATATTGACTGTTTCAGCCAGCTGGAATTTAAGGATTCCTATAGCAGCTTGACCTGCAATTTTACAGAGCTGCCTCCTCACAACACTAACTATACCCTGGCTATGTG TACCAAGGAAGACAGCAGTTACCCGTGTTTCAATATGGAGAAGCAAgatgatgtttattttttacaattCACCGACATACTCTCAAATAAAGACATTTGTGTGGAATATGAGATAAAGAGAAGGGTCTGCAGGAGTCTGATTGTAACTGACATTG TCAAGCCTGAGGTACCGTTTGACATAAACATAACGTACCAAAAGGAGGCAAATGAATATCTTGTTCATTATAGTACACCACACTCAcggaagaaatatttaaaggacAAATTAATACACCAGATAGCCTATCGGCAGGAAGAAAGCACTTGGAAG ACCATAGAATCACCATACCTTCAGATAAAGTTACTCGGAAAAAACCTCGAAACAGATGCATTGTATGAAGTGAAAGTACGTTCTCAGCCCAATGGAGATTACTTTAAGGGCATGTGGAGTGAGTGGAGCACTTCGAAGAGCTTCAGGACCACAGGAAAGCACTCTACAGACAACT ATAGCAGCATGTTCATGATTATACTCTCCATCCCAGGATTCATTCTGTCAGTTGTCATGATTGTTCTGATCCTAATGTTTTGGGAAAGCAG GATCAAGCCTGTTGTGTGGCCAAACCTTCCTGATCATAAAATAACTCTGGAGCGACTGTGTAAGAAGccaaaaaat AATTTTGATATAAGCTTTAACCCAGAGAGTTTTGGTTATGTTTTTATCCATGAAGTGGATGGCATTCAAGCAAAAGTCGAACAGGAAAATTTTCTGCAGCCACCATCTACTCCTGAGACAGATATTCCATCAAAGTTTAGGAGTGGATCAGACCTGAAGCGAAACCCTGCAAGGACTGACAAAAGTAGCCCGAACCTGTCTATGAATTATGGAGGTATCTGGTCTGCAGAGGCTCTTCATGGACTCCTTGGTAGCAGCCAGTCTACAGACACTGCTGACATCTGCAGCTCTGGCATGTATGAGCTGTGCCACAGCAGCAGGGTGCCTCTGTGTGATAATAGTTTTCaccttccttctgctcctcccATGGATCCTCCACAACAACCTGGACCAGAGCCCCAGAATGGCAACATGGTACCACTTAAGACTGAATTGAAGTCACCAAGTGATGAAGAAGCCTATGTCACCATGTCTAGCTTTTACAAAAATCAGTAG